One Plasmodium berghei ANKA genome assembly, chromosome: 13 genomic region harbors:
- a CDS encoding nicotinamide/nicotinic acid mononucleotide adenylyltransferase, putative, with product MIYYLLYVLFMLYNFFVPVCYSNMNKKICIYGGSFDPATYGHEMVLSKISNLEWVDEIWVVICRCRYDKNLEAFEHRNNMFSIMLENNKYPMKKNKIFVKDLESENTTATYDLLNMLKKTYPQYEFYFIIGSDLLNDLTSWDSGEQLVSENNFIVIERGDFDINKDILKKMFKYYLIEIPIKSFVNYISSTDVRKLLVKQNNEDLKKYINSMAINYINNNNLYKSYGK from the coding sequence atgatatattatttattgtatgttttatttatgctttataatttctttGTGCCTGTTTGTTATtcaaatatgaataaaaaaatatgtatatatggaGGATCATTTGATCCAGCTACCTATGGTCATGAAATGGTACTTTCAAAAATTAGCAATTTGGAGTGGGTAGATGAAATATGGGTAGTTATATGTAGATGCagatatgataaaaatctTGAAGCGTTTGAGCatagaaataatatgttttcCATAAtgttagaaaataataaatatccgatgaagaaaaataaaatatttgtaaaagATTTGGAATCTGAAAATACAACTGCAACATATGACTTATTAAATATGCTAAAGAAGACATATCCTCaatatgaattttatttcattattggatctgatttattaaatgatttAACTTCTTGGGATAGTGGTGAACAATTAGTCtctgaaaataatttcattGTTATCGAGAGGGGTGattttgatataaataaagatatattaaaaaaaatgtttaaatattatttaatcgAAATTCCAATCAAGTCTTttgttaattatatttcttcAACTGATgtaagaaaattattagttaaacaaaataatgaagatttaaaaaaatatatcaattcAATGgctataaattatataaataataataatttatataaaagttatgggaaataa
- a CDS encoding ribonuclease P protein subunit RPR2, putative: MHNSKHESYINEELLLKNEDNCEQLKNKANNPNDNGNNSNNVTKCDNMEEKGNYNFVDNTKNLEKTNIPLSRGLNENSQINQLHTNKPKKRKKRTKKCNDNKELLKPSNQMVRINYLLQASFLMNKFSPNLSRKYIKTMRRLSNKFLIKYDKNFKKLFCKKCNSVFIPNVTCNIFVNPLNIQKKNKNHIVKNSISTNESVKERDECLVSYQCNHCQHITKFVYENNLPIPIENENITTV, encoded by the coding sequence ATGCATAATTCAAAACATGAAAGTTATATTAATGAAGAACttttattgaaaaatgaagataattgtgaacaattaaaaaataaagcaaaTAATCCAAATGATAACGGAAATAATAGTAACAATGTAACAAAATGTGATAATATGGAAGAAAAAGggaattataattttgttgataatacaaaaaatctTGAAAAAACTAACATTCCACTGAGTAGGGgcttaaatgaaaattcaCAAATAAACCAACTTCATACTAATAAACcaaagaaaagaaaaaaaaggacaaaaaaatgtaatgataataaagaaTTGCTGAAACCTTCAAATCAAATGGTTAggataaattatttattacaagCATCATTCCTAATGAATAAATTTAGTCCTAATTTAtcaagaaaatatattaaaactaTGAGAAGACTTTccaataaatttttaataaaatatgataaaaattttaaaaaactattttgtaaaaaatgtaattcAGTTTTTATTCCCAATGTTACTTgcaatatatttgttaatcCACtgaatatacaaaaaaaaaataaaaatcatattGTTAAAAATTCTATAAGTACAAATGAAAGTGTAAAGGAGCGAGACGAATGCTTAGTTTCATATCAGTGTAATCATTGCCAACACATCacaaaatttgtttatgaaaataatctACCAATTCCTATTGAAAATGAGAACATTACCACAGtataa
- a CDS encoding Qa-SNARE protein, putative: MDRYNDFIYLCKKYDNNVNFIRRDIKCKDNFLVKSSEIYTKIFSNRDYIDNSTLKTYGLLFVSSKYEEITKKSRVKNKDNLSYSINRISNEIKNLQPKTDIHKYVLNCLTNLLSIFVDILNKYEQNLSSYHVKLNKYTNFYFYDTNNIKCNLSYLNTLNNYIYSSHASDTQLKKNGNDDFDENFKISSLNVNTSQGMGYKETEKILNYDKKYTNDINYLNKDQNIKKDVNYYDRNNVFSKPEKNPSYNKEPTNNIFEHNLKTNLIKNIDNNDNMNNNLRNRKKNQIIYNTFILEEEEKEKKKNENQFNEGYELNNNQKLEFKKFVDLFEKEENTYIMETKNKIAKINNLMNIFVNKIYEQNENLKMIEHIVEESIENVSKGNTYLTKIKNKKSMNSLIFFILIFTSVFLFIFDFFR; the protein is encoded by the coding sequence ATGGACCGGTATAAtgatttcatatatttatgtaaaaaatatgacaaTAATGTAAACTTTATAAGAAGGgatataaaatgtaaagACAATTTTTTGGTTAAAAGCAGTGAAATATATACCAAAATATTTAGTAATCGCGATTATATAGATAATAGCACTTTAAAAACATATGGCTTATTATTTGTAAGTAGTAAATATGAGGAAATTACCAAAAAAAGCCGggttaaaaataaagataatttatcatattcaATAAATAGAATATCAAATGAgattaaaaatttacagCCAAAAACAGATATACACAAATATGTTTTGAATTGCTTAACAAATCTGTTAAGTATATTTGTTGATATtcttaataaatatgagcAAAATTTAAGTAGCTATCATGtgaaattaaataaatatacgaatttttatttttatgatacCAACAATATTAAATGCAATTTAAGTTATTTAAAtacattaaataattatatatattcttccCACGCCTCTGATacacaattaaaaaaaaatggaaatgaTGATTTCGATGAAAACTTTAAAATTAGTTCTCTGAATGTAAACACTTCCCAAGGCATGGGTTATAAAGAGACggaaaaaattttaaactatgataaaaaatatactaatgatataaattatttaaataaagatcaaaatataaaaaaggatgtaaattattatgatcGTAACAATGTATTTTCAAAGCCTGAAAAAAATCcatcatataataaagaacCCACAAATAACATTTTCGAACACAATTTAAAgacaaatttaattaaaaacattgataataatgataatatgaataacaATTTGCGTAACAGAAAAAAGAACCagataatatataacacGTTCATTTTAGAggaagaagaaaaagaaaaaaaaaaaaatgaaaatcaATTTAATGAGGGATATGAATTAAACAATAACCAGAAATTagaattcaaaaaatttgtaGATTTGTTTGAAAAGGAagaaaatacatatataatggaaactaaaaataaaatagctaaaataaataatttaatgaatatatttgtaaataaaatatatgaacaaaatgaaaatttaaaaatgattgAGCATATAGTAGAAGAAAGTATAGAAAATGTTTCTAAAGGGAATACATATTTaactaaaataaaaaataaaaaaagcatGAACTcgcttatatttt